The Thalassolituus oleivorans MIL-1 genome includes the window TTCGTTTCCGTTATTTCCAAGAAGTAAAAGGTGAACTCACGCTCCCCGATGGCTTTGTGCCTGAGCAGATGCAAGTAGTTCTGCAATCCAGTGGTAATAAGCCTCAACGCGTTGAAGAAACGCAGCAGTGGTTCATGCAAGGAGAAACCCATGTTCAGCAGTAAAGACAAGAGCGATGTTCGCTACGACACATTAATCTCAGCAAAGACAGAGATTCATGGTGACGTGATATTAACCGGCGGATTACACATCGATGGCTTGGTAAAAGGTAACTTAATTGCTGAAGCTGGCTCGGGTGCTACCGTGCGAGTGAGTGAGAAGGGGCGGATTGAAGGCCAGATTACAGCGCCAAATATTATTATCAATGGCGAAGTGATCGGTGATGTTCATGCCTCGGAGT containing:
- a CDS encoding bactofilin family protein — its product is MFSSKDKSDVRYDTLISAKTEIHGDVILTGGLHIDGLVKGNLIAEAGSGATVRVSEKGRIEGQITAPNIIINGEVIGDVHASEYIELAKKARVKGDVYYQAMEMVLGAQVNGQLHHSQDKASTSAKSQSAHKTAPDNDAKVD